In the uncultured Methanobacterium sp. genome, one interval contains:
- a CDS encoding head GIN domain-containing protein has protein sequence MGKMSYTLVLGILLCIVVAASGCTQQTGTGNQTPDVKGITTVALNGPGTLIIQQGDNESFRVEADSNLMSKISTTVSGNILTINNLNSVGNGAVKFYITLKNMKTLVTNGGGNSEITGLNTDKLTITLDNGKMTLSGTTQNMVATINGGGNIDANNLQSQTATVTINGQGKAHVNVIGTLTAIVNGGGSITYTGSPQVTQQVNGLGSITKSG, from the coding sequence ATGGGAAAAATGTCTTATACTCTTGTACTTGGTATACTGTTGTGTATTGTTGTGGCTGCCTCAGGATGTACCCAGCAAACTGGAACTGGGAACCAAACCCCGGATGTTAAGGGGATTACCACTGTTGCTTTAAATGGTCCTGGTACCTTAATCATCCAGCAGGGGGACAATGAATCCTTCCGAGTGGAAGCAGACAGTAACCTTATGTCTAAAATTTCCACCACTGTATCGGGGAACATCCTAACAATCAACAACCTGAACAGTGTGGGTAACGGGGCTGTAAAATTCTACATCACCCTTAAAAATATGAAAACTCTCGTCACCAATGGCGGAGGTAACTCGGAAATCACCGGCCTGAACACCGATAAACTCACCATTACCCTGGATAACGGTAAAATGACCCTTTCGGGTACAACCCAGAATATGGTGGCAACCATCAACGGAGGGGGTAACATAGACGCCAATAACTTACAGAGCCAAACTGCCACCGTGACCATTAACGGGCAAGGAAAAGCCCATGTTAACGTGATAGGCACTCTCACCGCAATAGTTAATGGTGGAGGTTCCATAACCTACACTGGTAGCCCTCAGGTAACCCAGCAGGTCAATGGTCTGGGTTCAATTACCAAAAGTGGTTAA
- a CDS encoding cell surface protein: protein MKLIKDYKKASLRSFIASLLVLILFFGVTPISAVQWEVGTGQNYNTIQSAIDNENTHDNDVINVHEGIYAEDVIVNKILTIQANLGDDVELNPSNTGFTVVNNETGDGSGSTVDGFKITNSPTGTGINVSAENCTVKNNQISGGTTGILALANNTLVKNNVISNVLNISIQVGNTLLLNESGTIKDLGFKPMNCVVENNQITGGSTGISVIGANARITGNDISNTQNQGIALLGCNPVISGNNIRDMVGGGSKIGISLAAINSPGSGVTGPNSLNISGNTLFNIKSTNDTAQGINAFAMSMSSSLDSMLILGNTVSQLWGMGTATAISMVCLALNGTLSSVEVVGNTINNVFSQGVNSTSTAISLIPMGFEFNAGKYNNTTTADTLTVSKNKISDIYSDDENGTINGISMIQLCTGNASISQNNLSNFHANRTAFGIVSNVLDYTTFQSRVTIDQNTISDFTANNQTSGIAASTLGNANIQHNNIFRLNSAQTKYLIVVSCLQGNNTITGNNLEGNGIGEGITVMGNNNTINYNRIVNFQHYIQNMNFTELYEFSQGQSLPTDEQIRDYLLSKNGTYVNGTLINITEDNITSIISGYHTLIDNLNNLTKSNTTAPYNWYGTNSDPGSDKFLKNNGTLEYSPWLVMNVNVDPSTIYTGQTSTITADVYRDSAGGDHRTNASMYFSGPQVTFTTNLGNVGSKSVVTQWASGAANAILRADEGEGIATVTAGDYQILRTLVTILAASNTSPTSVNAANTVGMQSTGIPINGLVLAILMVISGLILPKRR from the coding sequence TTGAAATTAATAAAAGATTATAAAAAAGCTTCTTTAAGATCATTTATAGCTTCGTTACTGGTTTTAATTTTGTTTTTTGGTGTTACTCCCATATCTGCTGTTCAATGGGAAGTTGGTACGGGACAGAATTATAACACCATTCAATCAGCAATTGATAATGAAAATACCCATGATAACGATGTTATAAATGTGCATGAAGGAATTTATGCTGAAGATGTTATTGTGAACAAAATTCTTACCATACAGGCTAATTTAGGCGATGATGTGGAGTTAAACCCCTCAAATACAGGGTTTACCGTGGTAAATAATGAAACTGGCGATGGTAGTGGAAGTACCGTAGACGGTTTTAAAATAACCAATTCTCCCACGGGTACTGGGATTAACGTCAGTGCAGAAAACTGTACTGTTAAAAATAACCAGATAAGTGGGGGAACAACAGGAATACTGGCCTTAGCCAACAACACATTAGTAAAAAATAACGTGATCTCCAATGTTTTAAATATCAGTATTCAAGTGGGAAACACCCTACTCCTAAATGAGTCTGGCACGATTAAGGATCTTGGTTTTAAACCCATGAACTGTGTAGTTGAAAACAACCAGATAACTGGCGGATCAACCGGAATATCTGTTATCGGGGCCAATGCCAGAATAACTGGAAATGATATATCCAATACACAGAACCAGGGTATCGCTCTTTTAGGGTGCAATCCTGTCATTTCTGGAAATAATATAAGGGATATGGTGGGGGGCGGTTCCAAGATCGGAATTTCGCTGGCCGCCATTAACTCTCCCGGTTCAGGTGTTACTGGCCCCAACAGTCTTAACATTAGTGGTAACACTTTATTCAACATCAAAAGTACCAATGACACCGCCCAGGGAATCAATGCATTCGCCATGAGCATGAGTTCGTCACTGGACAGCATGCTGATCCTGGGAAATACAGTTTCCCAGCTCTGGGGTATGGGAACAGCAACTGCCATTTCAATGGTCTGTCTGGCATTGAACGGCACACTTTCCAGCGTAGAAGTAGTGGGAAACACCATAAACAATGTGTTCAGTCAGGGGGTTAACAGCACCTCGACCGCCATTTCATTAATTCCCATGGGATTTGAGTTCAATGCGGGCAAATACAATAACACCACAACCGCAGATACATTAACCGTCTCCAAAAATAAAATCAGTGATATTTACAGTGACGATGAAAATGGTACGATTAACGGAATATCCATGATACAGTTATGCACCGGTAATGCCTCTATTTCCCAAAATAACTTATCCAACTTCCATGCAAACCGGACCGCCTTTGGAATCGTGTCAAACGTGTTAGATTACACTACCTTCCAATCCAGGGTAACCATTGATCAAAATACCATATCTGATTTTACCGCCAACAACCAGACTTCAGGAATTGCAGCTTCCACACTGGGAAATGCTAATATTCAACATAACAACATATTCCGACTTAACAGTGCCCAAACGAAATACTTAATAGTTGTCAGTTGTTTACAGGGCAATAATACCATAACCGGGAACAATCTGGAAGGAAATGGAATAGGAGAAGGAATTACCGTTATGGGAAATAACAACACCATCAACTACAATCGCATTGTAAATTTCCAGCATTACATTCAAAATATGAATTTCACAGAATTATATGAATTCTCTCAGGGTCAAAGTCTTCCAACAGACGAACAAATCAGAGATTACTTGCTTTCAAAAAATGGCACATACGTTAATGGCACGCTCATAAACATAACTGAAGATAACATAACCAGCATAATAAGTGGTTATCATACACTCATTGACAACCTGAATAATTTAACCAAAAGTAACACCACCGCTCCTTACAACTGGTACGGGACCAACAGTGACCCTGGCAGTGATAAATTCTTAAAAAACAATGGCACTCTGGAGTATTCTCCCTGGCTGGTTATGAATGTTAATGTAGATCCATCCACCATTTACACCGGACAAACTTCCACCATAACTGCTGACGTCTATAGAGACTCTGCGGGTGGTGATCATCGAACCAATGCATCAATGTACTTCAGTGGCCCCCAGGTAACATTCACCACCAATCTGGGCAATGTGGGAAGTAAGTCCGTGGTAACTCAATGGGCCAGTGGTGCTGCTAATGCAATTTTAAGAGCCGATGAAGGTGAAGGGATAGCCACAGTTACCGCCGGTGATTATCAGATTTTAAGAACCCTTGTAACCATTTTAGCTGCTTCAAACACTTCCCCCACATCGGTTAATGCAGCAAATACCGTGGGGATGCAAAGTACTGGAATACCCATCAATGGATTAGTTTTAGCCATTTTAATGGTTATAAGTGGACTGATACTGCCGAAAAGGAGATAA
- a CDS encoding class I SAM-dependent methyltransferase has product MSLLQEQYSDSKNFMARVELTRMFKTNPYSWILWIFDQIQFPDKSRVLEIGCGNGLLWKANLNRIPEDAHIILSDFSQGMLSDARRVLGDDADRFEFQVLDAQEIPFPDDSVGIVIANLMLYHIPDRKKAISEINRVLKSDGALYATTFGLGNTKEISELVSAYNDEIYYSLVPLARAFGLENGKEQLSESFDQVQMIKYPDGLEVTEAGPLVDYILSFGKVNQDLNGQNRKDFENYVGDIIKKEGMIKITKDNGIFVATQPKI; this is encoded by the coding sequence ATGAGTTTACTCCAAGAACAGTATTCCGATTCAAAGAATTTCATGGCCAGGGTGGAATTAACCCGGATGTTTAAAACCAACCCTTATTCCTGGATTTTGTGGATATTTGACCAGATCCAGTTTCCGGACAAATCAAGGGTACTGGAGATTGGATGTGGCAATGGACTTTTATGGAAAGCAAACTTAAACCGAATACCGGAAGATGCACACATCATTTTATCGGATTTTTCTCAAGGAATGCTCTCTGATGCGCGTAGGGTTTTAGGTGATGATGCGGACCGTTTTGAATTTCAGGTACTGGATGCCCAGGAGATTCCCTTCCCGGATGATTCAGTGGGTATTGTAATTGCCAATTTAATGTTGTACCACATTCCCGACAGGAAAAAAGCCATATCCGAGATAAACAGGGTTCTTAAAAGTGATGGAGCACTGTATGCCACCACATTTGGACTGGGAAACACCAAAGAAATAAGTGAACTGGTATCTGCTTATAATGATGAGATCTATTACTCTTTAGTACCGTTGGCACGTGCTTTTGGCCTGGAAAATGGGAAAGAACAGTTAAGTGAATCCTTTGACCAGGTGCAGATGATTAAATATCCGGATGGTCTGGAAGTAACCGAAGCCGGACCTTTGGTGGATTACATTCTTTCCTTTGGGAAGGTTAACCAGGACCTTAATGGTCAGAATCGGAAAGATTTCGAGAATTACGTTGGGGACATAATAAAAAAAGAAGGAATGATTAAAATCACCAAGGACAATGGGATTTTCGTAGCTACTCAACCAAAAATATGA